The DNA window GACGGCGTTTTCAACGGTGCTCGTACTGGGCATCCTACTTGGAGGCGCATTGTTTATGCTGCTTGGTAAGCTGTGGGACAGAAAGGTGCTGAAAAATAAATGATAAAAGTAAATCATGTATCAAAAAAATACGGTTCATTTACAGCTTTGCATGCGATTGACTTAGAAATTGGCGACGGAGAATTTATTGCCGTGCTTGGCCCATCTGGATGCGGAAAAACAACTTTGTTAAAACTATTGGCAGGTTTTATGGGGCCAACGGATGGCACCATTTCGATGGACGATACGGTTCTGGCATCGACAAAACACGTCTTGCCACCTGAAAAACGCAATATTGGTATGGTATTTCAGTCCTTCGCGCTATGGCCACATATGACGGTTGCTGAGCATGTTAAATTCCCACTTAGCTATCACCCCAATAAGGTCAAGGAAGGCCGTAAAGAGTTGCAGGCACGAATCGATAAAGTGCTGAAGTTGGTCGGTTTAGACGCTTTAGCTGAACGTTACCCGTCAGAACTATCAGGTGGTCAGAAACAGCGTGTGGCGCTCGCACGTGCCATTGCACCGTTACCGAACTTACTGTTGATGGATGAACCATTGAGCGCATTAGATGTTGAGTTGCGCATGGAGATGCGCAAAGAAATTCAAAAACTTCACAGAGAAACGAAAGCTTCTATTGTCTTTGTTACGCATGACCAAGGAGAGGCACTTGCTATCGCTGATAAAATCGTCGTGATGAACCAAGGGCGCATAGAACAGATTGCGCCACCGGAAGTTCTTTATACACGTCCAGAGACTGAATTTGTCGCGACCTTTGTAGGTAAATGCAATCTTGTAAAAGGGCAATGGCGCGGTGATCAATTTGTACCAACGATTGATTCGGACAATGTCTGGCACGACCTAGGCGTTGCGGACAGCTTTAAAACCAGTGGAATTTACCCTGTACGTCCAGAACAGTTTCAGTTGATGGCAGCTGACAGTAAGGGGATGCAGGGAGTTGTGTCTTTTGTTCAGTATCAAGGACATGAAATCCAGTACACAGTAGAAGTTGGAGAAGCAACCTGGACCATCCACGAATCAGTAGTTGCGACACGTTTTGAGACTGGCGATGTGGTTGGTATTTCCTTGAAAAATGCACCAAAGCAGACCGGAACAATTGTCTCCAATTAACAAATAGGTTTCTAGAACAGTTGTGCATCATTGCGCGATTGTTCTTTTTTTGTAAGGATATTCAGCAAATCATTATAAAAAACTGAAATATCAGTTATAATGAATTCAGGTAGGAAAACTTTAGCAGCTACATGCATAGGGGGGATGAGCGGTGAAAATCGCTGTCTTATCGGATATACACGAAGGGTTAAATCGAAAAAAATCAGAAACTGATATATTTGGCCTGTTGCGCGACAGTTTGATCCATCATGCACCAGATGTGTTTATTCTCAGCGGAGATATGGCAGCAAATCCTGAAAAAAGTTTGAACTTGCTTAACCAGCTAAAGCAACAATTACCGGACATTCAACTTTTATTTGTTCATGGAAATCACGATGTGTATCATGAAGATTCAACCGTTGCGTACGATAAATTACTAGAATTTAAAGGCAATCTAGGCAATGGTCCAGTCCAGTTGACCCGTGACTGGGTCGTCATTGGAGATGGAGGATGGTACGATTATACGTTAGGCGTCGAAGGGTACAGTCATGAGGAGTTTGCGGAAGGTCGTTTAAATCATTTCACATGGCCAGATATGTTGTATGCGCACTGGCCAGAAAACGATGTGGCGGTTACGGAACATTATGTAAAAAAATTAGAGCATTGGTTAAAAGAACATCAAGGTAAAAACATTATTCTAGTTACGCATTTTGTGCCGTTTGCTCATTTTATTCGAGTTAAAAACGAGCCGTACTGGGATTTTTTCAATGCCATGATGGGGAGTTCTCGCTTTGGCGAACTGGCGGAAAAATACGGTGTCAAAAAAATGATTTTTGGGCATATTCATATTCGTTATCATGAGAAATACAGAGGGATCGAATGCATTTGCAATCCGCTTGGGCACTATCCAGAAGAATGGGTCAGTAGCACAGCACAAGAAGAAATTAAGACAGCGATTAAAATTATTGAAATTTAAAGCGCATTGATTAGTTTGCTTGCATTTTAACGATGCGAAAGTTAACGGGGTTGAATACCGTTACAAAAAACCAGCAGGTCCTTGAAAGGACCTGCTGGTTTTGTCATTTGCTTATGATCTTTTACTTGTTAAACGACCTAGTAAGAATGCGCCTGCTAAAACACCAAT is part of the Planococcus kocurii genome and encodes:
- a CDS encoding ABC transporter ATP-binding protein; the protein is MIKVNHVSKKYGSFTALHAIDLEIGDGEFIAVLGPSGCGKTTLLKLLAGFMGPTDGTISMDDTVLASTKHVLPPEKRNIGMVFQSFALWPHMTVAEHVKFPLSYHPNKVKEGRKELQARIDKVLKLVGLDALAERYPSELSGGQKQRVALARAIAPLPNLLLMDEPLSALDVELRMEMRKEIQKLHRETKASIVFVTHDQGEALAIADKIVVMNQGRIEQIAPPEVLYTRPETEFVATFVGKCNLVKGQWRGDQFVPTIDSDNVWHDLGVADSFKTSGIYPVRPEQFQLMAADSKGMQGVVSFVQYQGHEIQYTVEVGEATWTIHESVVATRFETGDVVGISLKNAPKQTGTIVSN
- a CDS encoding metallophosphoesterase: MKIAVLSDIHEGLNRKKSETDIFGLLRDSLIHHAPDVFILSGDMAANPEKSLNLLNQLKQQLPDIQLLFVHGNHDVYHEDSTVAYDKLLEFKGNLGNGPVQLTRDWVVIGDGGWYDYTLGVEGYSHEEFAEGRLNHFTWPDMLYAHWPENDVAVTEHYVKKLEHWLKEHQGKNIILVTHFVPFAHFIRVKNEPYWDFFNAMMGSSRFGELAEKYGVKKMIFGHIHIRYHEKYRGIECICNPLGHYPEEWVSSTAQEEIKTAIKIIEI